The following coding sequences lie in one Desulfomicrobium escambiense DSM 10707 genomic window:
- a CDS encoding adenosine kinase translates to MKKYDVYGMGNALVDMEFEVSDAFLQTMGVEKGFMTLVDEERQFELLEYLRGERSNRSGGGSAANTVVANALFGGSSFYTCLVSNDEMGDFYTQELARAGVDTNLAERRAEGVTGKCLVMVTPDAERTMNTFLGISESLSVDQLRPEALRDSEFVYSEGYLVTSPTARPAVAEAMRLAREAGVKTALSFSDPSMVKYFRLGLEEIIGEGVDLLFCNREEALLWGECRTLAKAVDSLRRIAGSFVVTLGGEGALIFDGYALHEVDPFPVTPVDTNGAGDMFAGAFLHGITHGMTYAEAGRFASLAASKVVTVFGPRLKPEEYAKTLAEFRGGR, encoded by the coding sequence ATGAAGAAATACGACGTCTACGGCATGGGCAACGCCCTGGTGGATATGGAATTCGAAGTCTCCGACGCCTTCCTGCAAACCATGGGAGTGGAGAAGGGCTTCATGACCCTGGTCGATGAAGAGCGCCAGTTCGAACTCCTCGAATACCTGCGCGGCGAGCGCAGCAACCGCTCGGGCGGCGGCTCGGCGGCCAACACAGTGGTCGCCAACGCGCTGTTCGGCGGCAGTTCCTTCTACACCTGCCTGGTCAGCAACGACGAGATGGGCGATTTCTACACCCAGGAGCTGGCCAGGGCCGGCGTTGACACCAACTTGGCCGAGCGCCGGGCCGAGGGCGTGACGGGCAAGTGCCTGGTCATGGTCACGCCGGACGCCGAGCGGACCATGAACACGTTTTTGGGCATCTCCGAGTCCCTGTCAGTGGATCAGCTGCGCCCCGAGGCCCTGCGCGATTCCGAGTTCGTCTACTCCGAGGGCTACCTCGTCACCTCGCCCACGGCGCGCCCGGCCGTGGCCGAGGCCATGCGCCTGGCCCGCGAGGCCGGAGTGAAGACGGCGCTCAGCTTCTCGGACCCGTCCATGGTCAAGTATTTCCGCCTGGGCCTGGAAGAGATCATCGGCGAAGGAGTCGACCTGCTGTTCTGCAACCGCGAGGAGGCCCTGCTGTGGGGCGAGTGCCGCACCCTGGCCAAGGCCGTGGACAGCCTGCGCCGCATAGCAGGCAGCTTTGTCGTGACCTTGGGCGGGGAGGGGGCCCTGATCTTCGACGGCTACGCCCTGCACGAGGTCGACCCGTTCCCGGTTACGCCCGTGGACACCAACGGCGCGGGCGACATGTTTGCTGGGGCCTTCCTGCACGGCATCACCCACGGCATGACCTACGCCGAGGCCGGACGCTTCGCGAGCCTGGCGGCATCCAAGGTCGTCACGGTCTTCGGCCCGCGCCTGAAGCCCGAGGAGTATGCCAAGACCCTGGCCGAGTTCCGGGGAGGGCGGTGA